A genome region from Brienomyrus brachyistius isolate T26 chromosome 23, BBRACH_0.4, whole genome shotgun sequence includes the following:
- the LOC125718623 gene encoding aggrecan core protein-like isoform X4: protein MRFGSLPLGLFAISLIVLMCPSSSEQGTDDVRLLRVTIPKTPPPNASLGSTLTLPCLVSLPQSPASASPSGRQAVLSQPRIKWSVLSSGREMDILVARGDRVKVSEAYRERAALLHYASSPADLTLQLEELQHNDTGFYRCEVQQGLEDASDFVEVKVKGVVFHYRDTSGRYAFDFDGAQQACEGIGASIATPEQLLAAYHSGYEQCDAGWLSDQTVRYPIQMPRQGCYGDMDGYPGVRNYGTQDPEELFDVYCYVENIDGEVFHSSVPQRFTLDQAKAFCENAGAELATTGQLYAAWNDGLDHCNPGWLADGSVRYPIVNPRDRCGGNQPGVKTIYRHSNQTGFPEPHSLHDAYCFRGNGSPHTDSPMDYFATEPEDIGQYIVTLMEPLEEISLGQVTEQQEREAQGALESFSVRGGRQGPSTTMASSGNLPSFGDSKSQVTPLSNPQSLQPTSDTWVPVQETKIHIQHQVPQEVHLDSHESVLAAGTPGDNPKHYQPTPVTNPEADDFSEEYHRLDKSTPAITLEVPVPTSVTEYSGDSTHDQGMPETNAEPNHAFVTPDSNTIIKLEEDTEGPTANSPVPTTNTGASGSETTLLASIPDVHSESGAPTFLYSPSESSPQQQETTTASGYLSASFAVNNTQELEEMVAGGIEGTSTALDSQAGNLTEGHAAAERPEEVGSGDVIGPDGIPASLFTSPTPVSVSHLTSQSVPGPSEPGELEAHRPETIVPPGYGHQDDLEKYAMDPTVADVQESPEGSVVQESPEGSVVQESPEGSVEQESPEGSVVQESPEGSVVQESPEGSVEQESPEGSVVQESPEGSVVQESPEGSVVQESPEGSVEQEFPEGSVVQGSPEGSVVQESPEGSVEHESVGDQLESTSQPNQFDGSTTHSRESTEAHSVSGEGPNNTESLHLFALPTSLIDSEVETNKSTNSSDAESPSSDHMEDEGPQLLTEVPFQDVVVTLLPKEAQTLGWDMQPSTATPQESHADVEYSGDHLASRLDLLPESSVEPSLLTEIKQDSLVTVTSYPTSAAASSAEWHFEPPGQSTTHLPQGSINQEEHLSEDLPNASAPPLIMDTYKTEIEFAATRVPTLGSLPNEKSMVGRAKNVSGNVYTTLTTLTTLLLLLNLTTH from the exons ATGCG ATTTGGGAGCCTCCCTTTGGGTCTGTTTGCCATCAGCCTCATCGTACTGATGTGCCCCTCCAGCTCTGAACAGGGAACAG ATGATGTGCGGCTCCTCCGGGTGACCATTCCCAAGACGCCCCCTCCAAACGCCTCCCTGGGCAGCACCCTCACGCTGCCCTGCCTGGTGTCCCTGCCCCAGTCCCCAGCCTCGGCCTCCCCCTCGGGCCGCCAGGCTGTCCTCTCCCAGCCTCGCATCAAGTGGAGCGTGCTGTCATCAGGCAGGGAGATGGACATCCTGGTGGCCCGGGGGGACCGGGTGAAGGTCAGCGAGGCTTatcgggagcgggccgccctcCTTCATTACGCCTCCTCCCCCGCTGACCTCACCCtacagctggaggagctgcagcacaATGACACAGGCTTCTACCGCTGTGAGGTGCAGCAGGGCCTGGAGGACGCCAGTGACTTCGTGGAAGTCAAGGTCAAAG GTGTTGTGTTCCACTACCGCGACACTTCCGGCCGCTATGCCTTCGACTTCGATGGGGCCCAGCAGGCCTGCGAGGGCATCGGAGCCAGCATCGCCACCCCGGAGCAGCTCCTGGCGGCCTACCACAGTGGCTACGAGCAGTGTGACGCCGGCTGGCTCTCCGACCAGACCGTGAG GTATCCCATTCAGATGCCACGACAAGGGTGTTACGGTGACATGGATGGGTACCCCGGAGTGAGGAATTATGGGACGCAGGACCCCGAGGAGCTGTTTGACGTGTACTGCTACGTGGAAAACATAGACG GTGAGGTGTTCCATAGCTCTGTCCCACAGCGCTTCACACTGGATCAGGCCAAAGCCTTCTGCGAGAACGCAGGTGCTGAGCTGGCCACCACTGGTCAGCTATACGCAGCCTGGAACGACGGCCTGGATCACTGCAACCCGGGCTGGCTGGCGGATGGCAGTGTGCGCTACCCCATCGTCAACCCTAGGGATCGGTGTGGAGGCAACCAGCCCGGGGTCAAAACCATCTATCGCCACAGTAACCAGACGGGCTTCCCTGAGCCGCACAGTCTGCATGACGCGTACTGCTTCAGAG GCAACGGAAGTCCTCACACCGATTCTCCCATGGATTACTTCGCCACTGAGCCGGAAGACATAGGCCAGTACATAGTGACCTTAATGGAGCCTCTTGAGGAGATCAGCCTAGGTCAAGTGACAGAACAACAAGAGAGAGAGGCCCAGGGTGCACTGGAGTCGTTCTCAGTACGTGGTGGTAGGCAGGGACCCTCCACTACCATGGCCTCCAGCGGTAATCTGCCCTCCTTTGGTGATTCTAAGTCCCAAGTCACCCCATTATCCAATCCCCAGAGTTTACAACCCACTAGTGACACCTGGGTTCCTGTACAGGAGACTAAGATCCACATACAGCACCAGGTCCCACAGGAAGttcatttggactctcatgagTCAGTCCTTGCCGCTGGAACACCGGGAGACAATCCCAAGCATTATCAGCCCACGCCCGTCACGAACCCGGAAGCCGATGACTTTTCTGAAGAATATCACAGGCTTGATAAAAGCACACCAGCCATCACCCTGGAGGTCCCAGTGCCCACCTCAGTGACTGAATATTCAGGAGACTCTACGCATGATCAAGGCATGCCTGAGACAAATGCAGAACCCAATCATGCTTTTGTGACCCCTGATAGCAACACAATCATAAAGCTAGAAGAAGACACGGAGGGGCCCACTGCAAATTCTCCTGTTCCCACAACAAACACTGGTGCATCAGGGAGTGAAACCACCTTGCTTGCTAGCATCCCAGATGTACATTCAGAAAGTGGGGCACCCACCTTTTTGTATAGCCCCTCAGAGAGCTCTCCGCAGCAACAGGAGACCACCACTGCATCAGGCTACCTATCGGCCTCATTTGCAGTCAACAATACACAAGAGTTGGAGGAGATGGTAGCAGGAGGAATTGAGGGAACATCTACTGCTCTTGATTCCCAAG CAGGTAACCTGACTGAAGGCCATGCTGCAGCTGAGAGACCTGAGGAGGTCGGATCTGGTGATGTAATCGGGCCAGACGGGATTCCAGCTTCCCTATTCACCTCCCCTACCCCTGTCAGTGTGTCCCATCTCACCTCCCAAAGTGTACCAGGACCCAGTGAGCCTGGTGAACTCGAGGCCCATCGTCCAGAGACCATTGTCCCACCTGGGTATGGGCACCAAGATGACCTAGAGAAGTATGCCATGGACCCCACAGTGGCAGATGTGCAGGAGTCTCCAGagggcagtgttgtgcaggaGTCTCCAGagggcagtgttgtgcaggaGTCTCCAGAGGGCAGTGTTGAGCAGGAGTCTCCAGagggcagtgttgtgcaggaGTCTCCAGagggcagtgttgtgcaggaGTCTCCAGAGGGCAGTGTTGAGCAGGAGTCTCCAGagggcagtgttgtgcaggaGTCTCCAGagggcagtgttgtgcaggaGTCTCCAGagggcagtgttgtgcaggaGTCTCCAGAGGGCAGTGTTGAGCAGGAATTTCCAGagggcagtgttgtgcagggGTCTCCAGAGGGCAGTGTTGTACAGGAGTCTCCAGAGGGCAGTGTTGAGCATGAGTCAGTTGGTGATCAGCTGGAGTCTACGAGCCAACCCAATCAGTTTGATGGCAGCACCACACATTCAAGGGAATCCACAGAGGCACATTCAGTCTCTGGTGAAGGCCCTAATAATACTGAATCTCTACATCTGTTTGCATTGCCAACATCACTCATTGATTCTGAAGTGGAAACCAACAAATCGACCAACAGCTCGGATGCAGAATCCCCTTCCTCTGACCACATGGAGGATGAGGGACCTCAGTTGCTTACTGAAGTTCCATTCCAAGATGTTGTGGTGACATTGCTACCTAAAGAAGCCCAAACCCTCGGCTGGGACATGCAGCCATCCACTGCCACACCACAGGAATCACATGCCGATGTGGAATACAGTGGTGATCATCTGGCCAGCAGGCTGGATCTGCTTCCAGAGAGCTCTGTGGAACCCAGCCTCTTGACCGAGATTAAGCAGGACTCCCTGGTCACCGTCACCAGTTACCCCACTTCCGCTGCAGCCAGTTCTGCAGAATGGCACTTCGAGCCCCCAGGCCAATCCACTACCCATCTACCCCAAGGATCCATTAACCAAGAAGAGCATCTATCGGAAGACCTGCCCAATGCGTCTGCCCCCCCGCTCATAATGGACACGTACAAGACTGAGATTGAGTTTGCAGCCACCCGGGTTCCCACCTTGGGGAGCCTGCCCAATGAAAAGTCCATGGTGGGGAGGGCCAAGAATGTCTCAGGTAACGTCTACACTACTCTAACCACCCTAACCACCCTCCTTCTACTTCTCAACTTGACGACGCACTAA